One Gossypium hirsutum isolate 1008001.06 chromosome A11, Gossypium_hirsutum_v2.1, whole genome shotgun sequence genomic window carries:
- the LOC107888390 gene encoding protein SINE1 codes for MMGRNLSPILRRELANLDKDADSRKSAMKALKSYVRDLDSKAIPVFLAQVSETKETGCVSGEYTISLYEVLARVHGVKIVPQIDSIMSTIIKTLASSAGSFPLQQACSKVVPAIARYGIDPTTPEDKKRYIIHSLCKPLSESLLGSQESLSSGAALCLKALVESDNWRFASDEMVNNVCQNVAGALEEKSTQTNAHMGLVMALAKHNALIVEAYARLLIKSGLRISNAGLAEGNSQKRFSAIQMINFLMKWLDPRSVFSEVELIMEEMEKCQSDQMAYVKGAAYEASQTAKKIAQEKGSKFENSCGSVTGSNFGRRDRNRRRNLGTASDGSPATASPESQTLDSFMEYDSLLESPISMTQISRNMEYDQRSVTRKLWKYENGGVDVSLKDGLFSAVTQGRSICDSPSDLHELSNNGSEFTEEFSGFLYRSPRNVLPRSATPSPQRSRSRINVETLFTTPRKLIHSLQDPNELNSDYSEKQFRRFRSPCSEKFGGSPTTNRNSFRRGIINEVKRKARSYTDGEDHGVSESVSSTDDSPAELDVLGSTDAAPKNKKETLEYHNEKVGKNMAPKLFLGLFLIIIAVLTCLWWTEGEDESFYVVPT; via the exons ATGATGGGTAGAAATCTTAGCCCGATTTTGCGGCGAGAGCTGGCAAATCTTGACAAAGATGCCGATAGTCGAAAATCAGCAATGAAAGCACTGAAATCATATGTAAGAGACTTGGATTCAAAGGCAATACCGGTCTTCCTTGCTCAAGTTTCCGAGACCAAAGAAACTGGGTGTGTGTCTGGTGAATACACTATTTCACTCTATGAAGTTCTTGCTCGTGTTCATGGTGTGAAGATTGTTCCACAGATTGATAGTATAATGTCTACTATTATCAAGACATTAGCTTCAAGTGCAGGTTCTTTCCCTCTACAACAGGCATGTTCGAAAGTGGTGCCTGCAATTGCGAGATATGGGATTGATCCAACCACTCCAGAAGATAAGAAGAGGTACATCATTCACTCACTTTGTAAGCCTCTTTCTGAATCTCTTTTGGGTTCCCAAGAAAGCTTGAGTTCGGGAGCTGCCCTTTGCTTGAAGGCGCTTGTAGAATCTGATAACTGGCGGTTTGCTTCGGATGAGATGGTCAACAATGTTTGTCAAAATGTTGCTGGTGCTTTGGAGGAGAAGTCTACTCAGACGAATGCACATATGGGGCTGGTTATGGCTTTAGCAAAGCATAATGCTTTGATAGTTGAAGCGTATGCTAGATTGTTAATAAAATCTGGCTTGAGAATATCCAATGCCGGGCTTGCAGAAGGTAATTCTCAGAAACGGTTTTCAGCAATACAAATGATAAACTTCTTGATGAAGTGGTTGGATCCAAGAAGCGTATTCTCAGAGGTAGAGTTGATTATGGAAGAGATGGAGAAGTGCCAATCCGATCAGATGGCTTATGTTAAAGGGGCTGCTTATGAAGCTTCTCAAACTGCGAAGAAAATAGCACAAGAGAAAGGGTCAAAGTTTGAGAACAGTTGTGGTTCGGTTACTGGATCAAATTTTGGTAGGAGAGACCGCAATCGTAGAAGGAATTTAGGCACAGCCAGTGATGGATCTCCTGCAACTGCATCACCCGAATCACAAACACTTGACTCCTTTATGGAATATGATTCTTTGCTTGAGTCACCAATCTCGATGACTCAAATTTCTCGCAACATGGAATATGATCAAAGGAGTGTGACTCGGAAGCTTTGGAAATATGAAAATGGAGGTGTAGATGTATCGCTTAAGGATGGTTTGTTCTCTGCAGTGACTCAAGGACGTTCCATATGTGACTCACCTTCTGATCTTCACGAACTTAGCAATAATGGGTCGGAGTTCACGGAGGAGTTTTCAGGATTCTTGTATAGAAGTCCTAGAAATGTGTTGCCAAGAAGTGCCACTCCCAGTCCTCAG AGATCGCGTTCACGGATTAACGTAGAAACCCTCTTTACAACTCCAAGGAAGCTCATCCACTCACTTCAAGATCCTAATGAATTGAACTCAGATTACTCCGAGAAACAATTCAGGAGGTTCAGAAGTCCATGCTCAGAGAAATTTGGAGGTAGTCCAACCACAAACCGTAACAGTTTTCGTCGTGGTATTATCAATGAGGTCAAACGCAAAGCACGTTCGTATACCGATGGTGAAGATCATGGTGTCTCTGAATCTGTATCATCAACTGATGACAGTCCTGCTGAGCTTGATGTCCTAGGGTCTACTGATGCAGCCCCTAAGAACAAGAAAGAAACTCTCGAGTACCACAATGAGAAAGTAGGTAAGAACATGGCTCCTAAATTGTTTCTGGGCCTCTTTTTGATTATAATTGCAGTCCTCACTTGTTTATGGTGGACTGAAGGTGAGGATGAAAGCTTCTATGTTGTTCCAACATAG
- the LOC107888368 gene encoding YTH domain-containing protein ECT3 isoform X1: MATADSILANFTPLEVADSLENLSMDSQAKTTKVPEPVKKDFYSDNGSYMYQQAYGYMPYGAYSVPSSSLPLMGHDGQLHALQEYYYPSTYYQPPQQTSQTDASQVVVSTVNADDQASLSTETNTGNLSTVESGAGLSGNTGSGSQKSTFKVSSLNPNASYKRESFPTGKSEGHQNSRFSYEGVQPTIPWIDMSVSSNGQSKHTANNGFSSYAKNLSSGRNGNLHPFPHFMHLHNARPSSGVAQAFGYMNHIYPNNMTYGHYGNTNGGGSGSGFGSYGCSAWKKGQGCYNVGNNNKSRGLGYGKENMDGLNELNKGPRVKGSNNKDGFGTATLAVKDQNLPLTESNKENSVSLVPDLGQYNKEDFPDSYSNAKFFVIKSYSEDDVHKSVKYNVWASTSNGNKKLDAAFGEAKEKPDGCPVFLLFSVNTSGQFVGVAEMVDQVDFNKTLEYWQQDKWTGCFPVKWHIIKDVPNTLLRHITLENNENKPVTNSRDTQEVNFEQGIQILKIFKDHSSKTCILDDFEFYEARQKTIQEKKAKHQLLQEKVLSGEPNDAVMEKKENVAIANNALEKSVESASIKEPTVASTTEVVKANVDVKPVQENGSVTATEDGPNSVCVASAC, from the exons ATGGCCACCGCCGATAGTATCCTTGCTAATTTTACACCTCTGG AAGTTGCAGATTCACTGGAGAATTTGTCTATGGATTCACAAGCCAAGACCACAAAAGTTCCCGAGCCTGTTAAGAAG GATTTTTACAGTGATAATGGCTCTTACATGTACCAGCAAGCTTATGGTTATATGCCATATGGGGCATATTCCGTGCCCAGTTCATCTCTTCCACTTATGGGACATGATGGCCAGCTGCATGCACTGCAAGAATACTATTATCCAAGTACTTATTACCAACCACCTCAGCAAACTAGTCAAACAGATGCTTCTCAAGTGGTGGTTTCAACTGTCAATGCAGATGATCAAGCTTCTTTATCAACTGAAACAAATACAGGAAATTTGAGCACTGTAGAAAGTGGTGCGGGTTTGAGTGGTAATACTGGTTCTGGGTCACAAAAATCAACTTTCAAGGTCTCCTCTCTAAATCCGAATGCTTCCTATAAAAGAGAAAGCTTTCCAACAGGTAAATCCGAAGGTCATCAGAATTCAAGATTTAGCTACGAAGGGGTCCAGCCAACAATTCCTTGGATAGATATGTCAGTGTCTTCTAATGGGCAATCCAAGCATACCGCTAATAATGGATTCTCTTCATATGCAAAAAACCTTTCATCTGGCAGAAATGGGAATCTTCATCCCTTTCCTCATTTCATG CATTTGCACAATGCAAGACCATCATCAGGTGTAGCCCAAGCATTTGGATACATGAATCACATTTACCCTAACAACATGACCTATGGCCATTATGGAAACACCAATGGAGGGGGTTCTGGTTCTGGTTTTGGATCATATGGCTGCTCTGCCTGGAAGAAAGGGCAAGGGTGCTATAATGTTGGTAACAACAACAAATCTAGGGGTCTTGGTTATGGAAAAGAGAATATGGATGGTTTAAATGAGCTGAACAAAGGACCCAGAGTAAAAGGGAGTAACAACAAGGATGGTTTTGGAACTGCAACACTAGCTGTTAAAGATCAGAACCTTCCATTGACTGAGAGCAATAAGGAGAACAGTGTTTCTCTTGTTCCAGATCTGGGACAGTACAACAAAGAGGATTTTCCTGATAGTTATTCAAACGCCAAGTTTTTTGTTATTAAATCATATAGTGAGGATGATGTCCACAAAAGTGTCAAATACAATGTGTGGGCCAGTACATCTAATGGCAACAAGAAGCTTGATGCAGCATTCGGTGAGGCCAAGGAGAAGCCTGATGGCTGTCCTGTATTTCTATTGTTCTCG GTTAATACCAGTGGTCAATTTGTTGGGGTAGCAGAGATGGTCGACCAAGTTGATTTTAACAAGACTCTAGAGTACTGGCAACAGGACAAGTGGACTGGTTGCTTCCCTGTGAAGTGGCACATCATTAAGGACGTGCCAAACACTTTGCTGAGGCACATAACACTTGAGAACAATGAGAACAAGCCTGTCACTAATAGTAGGGACACCCAAGAG GTTAATTTTGAGCAGGGGATccaaattcttaaaatttttaaagatcaTTCCAGTAAGACGTGCattcttgatgattttgaattttatgaagctCGTCAGAAGACAATCCAAGAGAAAAAGGCTAAGCATCAGCTGTTACAAGAAAAG GTTTTGAGTGGAGAGCCTAATGATGCTGtaatggagaagaaagaaaatgtggCAATAGCAAATAACGCTTTGGAAAAGTCTGTGGAGTCAGCGTCGATAAAAGAACCAACTGTTGCATCAACAACAGAAGTAGTAAAGGCTAATGTCGATGTGAAACCTGTACAAGAGAATGGATCAGTTACAGCAACTGAAGATGGCCCCAACTCAGTTTGTGTTGCGAGTGCTTGCTAA
- the LOC107888368 gene encoding YTH domain-containing protein ECT3 isoform X2 codes for MATADKVADSLENLSMDSQAKTTKVPEPVKKDFYSDNGSYMYQQAYGYMPYGAYSVPSSSLPLMGHDGQLHALQEYYYPSTYYQPPQQTSQTDASQVVVSTVNADDQASLSTETNTGNLSTVESGAGLSGNTGSGSQKSTFKVSSLNPNASYKRESFPTGKSEGHQNSRFSYEGVQPTIPWIDMSVSSNGQSKHTANNGFSSYAKNLSSGRNGNLHPFPHFMHLHNARPSSGVAQAFGYMNHIYPNNMTYGHYGNTNGGGSGSGFGSYGCSAWKKGQGCYNVGNNNKSRGLGYGKENMDGLNELNKGPRVKGSNNKDGFGTATLAVKDQNLPLTESNKENSVSLVPDLGQYNKEDFPDSYSNAKFFVIKSYSEDDVHKSVKYNVWASTSNGNKKLDAAFGEAKEKPDGCPVFLLFSVNTSGQFVGVAEMVDQVDFNKTLEYWQQDKWTGCFPVKWHIIKDVPNTLLRHITLENNENKPVTNSRDTQEVNFEQGIQILKIFKDHSSKTCILDDFEFYEARQKTIQEKKAKHQLLQEKVLSGEPNDAVMEKKENVAIANNALEKSVESASIKEPTVASTTEVVKANVDVKPVQENGSVTATEDGPNSVCVASAC; via the exons ATGGCCACCGCCGATA AAGTTGCAGATTCACTGGAGAATTTGTCTATGGATTCACAAGCCAAGACCACAAAAGTTCCCGAGCCTGTTAAGAAG GATTTTTACAGTGATAATGGCTCTTACATGTACCAGCAAGCTTATGGTTATATGCCATATGGGGCATATTCCGTGCCCAGTTCATCTCTTCCACTTATGGGACATGATGGCCAGCTGCATGCACTGCAAGAATACTATTATCCAAGTACTTATTACCAACCACCTCAGCAAACTAGTCAAACAGATGCTTCTCAAGTGGTGGTTTCAACTGTCAATGCAGATGATCAAGCTTCTTTATCAACTGAAACAAATACAGGAAATTTGAGCACTGTAGAAAGTGGTGCGGGTTTGAGTGGTAATACTGGTTCTGGGTCACAAAAATCAACTTTCAAGGTCTCCTCTCTAAATCCGAATGCTTCCTATAAAAGAGAAAGCTTTCCAACAGGTAAATCCGAAGGTCATCAGAATTCAAGATTTAGCTACGAAGGGGTCCAGCCAACAATTCCTTGGATAGATATGTCAGTGTCTTCTAATGGGCAATCCAAGCATACCGCTAATAATGGATTCTCTTCATATGCAAAAAACCTTTCATCTGGCAGAAATGGGAATCTTCATCCCTTTCCTCATTTCATG CATTTGCACAATGCAAGACCATCATCAGGTGTAGCCCAAGCATTTGGATACATGAATCACATTTACCCTAACAACATGACCTATGGCCATTATGGAAACACCAATGGAGGGGGTTCTGGTTCTGGTTTTGGATCATATGGCTGCTCTGCCTGGAAGAAAGGGCAAGGGTGCTATAATGTTGGTAACAACAACAAATCTAGGGGTCTTGGTTATGGAAAAGAGAATATGGATGGTTTAAATGAGCTGAACAAAGGACCCAGAGTAAAAGGGAGTAACAACAAGGATGGTTTTGGAACTGCAACACTAGCTGTTAAAGATCAGAACCTTCCATTGACTGAGAGCAATAAGGAGAACAGTGTTTCTCTTGTTCCAGATCTGGGACAGTACAACAAAGAGGATTTTCCTGATAGTTATTCAAACGCCAAGTTTTTTGTTATTAAATCATATAGTGAGGATGATGTCCACAAAAGTGTCAAATACAATGTGTGGGCCAGTACATCTAATGGCAACAAGAAGCTTGATGCAGCATTCGGTGAGGCCAAGGAGAAGCCTGATGGCTGTCCTGTATTTCTATTGTTCTCG GTTAATACCAGTGGTCAATTTGTTGGGGTAGCAGAGATGGTCGACCAAGTTGATTTTAACAAGACTCTAGAGTACTGGCAACAGGACAAGTGGACTGGTTGCTTCCCTGTGAAGTGGCACATCATTAAGGACGTGCCAAACACTTTGCTGAGGCACATAACACTTGAGAACAATGAGAACAAGCCTGTCACTAATAGTAGGGACACCCAAGAG GTTAATTTTGAGCAGGGGATccaaattcttaaaatttttaaagatcaTTCCAGTAAGACGTGCattcttgatgattttgaattttatgaagctCGTCAGAAGACAATCCAAGAGAAAAAGGCTAAGCATCAGCTGTTACAAGAAAAG GTTTTGAGTGGAGAGCCTAATGATGCTGtaatggagaagaaagaaaatgtggCAATAGCAAATAACGCTTTGGAAAAGTCTGTGGAGTCAGCGTCGATAAAAGAACCAACTGTTGCATCAACAACAGAAGTAGTAAAGGCTAATGTCGATGTGAAACCTGTACAAGAGAATGGATCAGTTACAGCAACTGAAGATGGCCCCAACTCAGTTTGTGTTGCGAGTGCTTGCTAA
- the LOC107888368 gene encoding YTH domain-containing protein ECT3 isoform X3, whose translation MYQQAYGYMPYGAYSVPSSSLPLMGHDGQLHALQEYYYPSTYYQPPQQTSQTDASQVVVSTVNADDQASLSTETNTGNLSTVESGAGLSGNTGSGSQKSTFKVSSLNPNASYKRESFPTGKSEGHQNSRFSYEGVQPTIPWIDMSVSSNGQSKHTANNGFSSYAKNLSSGRNGNLHPFPHFMHLHNARPSSGVAQAFGYMNHIYPNNMTYGHYGNTNGGGSGSGFGSYGCSAWKKGQGCYNVGNNNKSRGLGYGKENMDGLNELNKGPRVKGSNNKDGFGTATLAVKDQNLPLTESNKENSVSLVPDLGQYNKEDFPDSYSNAKFFVIKSYSEDDVHKSVKYNVWASTSNGNKKLDAAFGEAKEKPDGCPVFLLFSVNTSGQFVGVAEMVDQVDFNKTLEYWQQDKWTGCFPVKWHIIKDVPNTLLRHITLENNENKPVTNSRDTQEVNFEQGIQILKIFKDHSSKTCILDDFEFYEARQKTIQEKKAKHQLLQEKVLSGEPNDAVMEKKENVAIANNALEKSVESASIKEPTVASTTEVVKANVDVKPVQENGSVTATEDGPNSVCVASAC comes from the exons ATGTACCAGCAAGCTTATGGTTATATGCCATATGGGGCATATTCCGTGCCCAGTTCATCTCTTCCACTTATGGGACATGATGGCCAGCTGCATGCACTGCAAGAATACTATTATCCAAGTACTTATTACCAACCACCTCAGCAAACTAGTCAAACAGATGCTTCTCAAGTGGTGGTTTCAACTGTCAATGCAGATGATCAAGCTTCTTTATCAACTGAAACAAATACAGGAAATTTGAGCACTGTAGAAAGTGGTGCGGGTTTGAGTGGTAATACTGGTTCTGGGTCACAAAAATCAACTTTCAAGGTCTCCTCTCTAAATCCGAATGCTTCCTATAAAAGAGAAAGCTTTCCAACAGGTAAATCCGAAGGTCATCAGAATTCAAGATTTAGCTACGAAGGGGTCCAGCCAACAATTCCTTGGATAGATATGTCAGTGTCTTCTAATGGGCAATCCAAGCATACCGCTAATAATGGATTCTCTTCATATGCAAAAAACCTTTCATCTGGCAGAAATGGGAATCTTCATCCCTTTCCTCATTTCATG CATTTGCACAATGCAAGACCATCATCAGGTGTAGCCCAAGCATTTGGATACATGAATCACATTTACCCTAACAACATGACCTATGGCCATTATGGAAACACCAATGGAGGGGGTTCTGGTTCTGGTTTTGGATCATATGGCTGCTCTGCCTGGAAGAAAGGGCAAGGGTGCTATAATGTTGGTAACAACAACAAATCTAGGGGTCTTGGTTATGGAAAAGAGAATATGGATGGTTTAAATGAGCTGAACAAAGGACCCAGAGTAAAAGGGAGTAACAACAAGGATGGTTTTGGAACTGCAACACTAGCTGTTAAAGATCAGAACCTTCCATTGACTGAGAGCAATAAGGAGAACAGTGTTTCTCTTGTTCCAGATCTGGGACAGTACAACAAAGAGGATTTTCCTGATAGTTATTCAAACGCCAAGTTTTTTGTTATTAAATCATATAGTGAGGATGATGTCCACAAAAGTGTCAAATACAATGTGTGGGCCAGTACATCTAATGGCAACAAGAAGCTTGATGCAGCATTCGGTGAGGCCAAGGAGAAGCCTGATGGCTGTCCTGTATTTCTATTGTTCTCG GTTAATACCAGTGGTCAATTTGTTGGGGTAGCAGAGATGGTCGACCAAGTTGATTTTAACAAGACTCTAGAGTACTGGCAACAGGACAAGTGGACTGGTTGCTTCCCTGTGAAGTGGCACATCATTAAGGACGTGCCAAACACTTTGCTGAGGCACATAACACTTGAGAACAATGAGAACAAGCCTGTCACTAATAGTAGGGACACCCAAGAG GTTAATTTTGAGCAGGGGATccaaattcttaaaatttttaaagatcaTTCCAGTAAGACGTGCattcttgatgattttgaattttatgaagctCGTCAGAAGACAATCCAAGAGAAAAAGGCTAAGCATCAGCTGTTACAAGAAAAG GTTTTGAGTGGAGAGCCTAATGATGCTGtaatggagaagaaagaaaatgtggCAATAGCAAATAACGCTTTGGAAAAGTCTGTGGAGTCAGCGTCGATAAAAGAACCAACTGTTGCATCAACAACAGAAGTAGTAAAGGCTAATGTCGATGTGAAACCTGTACAAGAGAATGGATCAGTTACAGCAACTGAAGATGGCCCCAACTCAGTTTGTGTTGCGAGTGCTTGCTAA